The following coding sequences are from one bacterium window:
- a CDS encoding serine/threonine-protein kinase: MEDHSIQLDADETVLESTPPSPPVDPDIRRLIIDYRAIITSRGITQPVPYQFSRELGKGRQGIVFLATRQGGRGCHTRHAIKIHDPGIYSSAEKYWTDMGRLASQVSKLQPVHSENLVTRDSYDETNGIGHLQMSVIDGIDLQYLLSGSHLAIARSQSTDEEWDHFMNTLFRMEEARFTLQPGAALYILRKILMGLMVLHEANYLHADIKPSNIMIDRMGSVKLVDFGRAVEIGEKISILLGSPVYMAPETHRLEPGRAQTDLFSAGMVALEMLSGKSLEACNDMDDETLLQFKLFLYGQVEALLPPNIQKSKSIVRLLKRFLAPDPEQRYGSAREAEESYYRLRSIYREMGQSADTEYDRELLTYLQKITDPNTGFLNPRLE, from the coding sequence ATGGAAGATCACTCAATACAACTTGATGCGGACGAAACCGTACTGGAGAGCACCCCGCCCTCCCCTCCGGTCGATCCGGATATCCGCCGCCTCATCATCGATTACCGTGCGATCATCACCAGCCGCGGCATCACCCAGCCGGTTCCCTATCAATTTTCGAGAGAACTTGGCAAAGGCCGGCAGGGAATTGTATTTCTGGCGACCCGCCAGGGCGGACGCGGCTGCCATACCCGTCATGCCATTAAGATCCATGATCCCGGCATCTATTCTTCCGCTGAAAAATACTGGACGGACATGGGGCGACTGGCCAGTCAGGTCTCAAAACTTCAACCGGTCCATAGCGAGAATCTGGTCACCCGCGACAGCTATGATGAAACCAACGGCATCGGCCATCTGCAAATGTCGGTGATTGACGGCATTGACCTGCAGTATCTGCTAAGCGGCTCGCACCTTGCGATTGCGCGCAGTCAGTCCACCGATGAGGAATGGGACCATTTCATGAACACCCTGTTCCGGATGGAGGAAGCCCGCTTCACGCTTCAGCCCGGAGCGGCGCTTTATATACTGCGCAAGATTCTCATGGGCCTGATGGTGCTTCATGAGGCCAATTACCTGCATGCTGACATCAAGCCCTCCAACATCATGATTGACCGCATGGGCTCCGTGAAGCTCGTCGACTTCGGCCGGGCGGTTGAGATCGGCGAGAAAATCAGTATTTTGCTGGGGAGCCCGGTCTACATGGCGCCGGAAACCCACCGCCTCGAGCCCGGCCGTGCACAAACCGACCTGTTCAGCGCAGGAATGGTGGCCTTGGAAATGTTAAGCGGCAAATCCCTCGAGGCCTGCAACGACATGGATGATGAAACCCTGTTGCAGTTCAAGCTCTTCCTGTATGGCCAAGTGGAAGCCCTGCTCCCGCCGAACATCCAGAAAAGCAAAAGTATTGTGCGGCTGCTGAAGCGGTTTCTGGCTCCCGACCCTGAACAACGCTATGGCAGTGCCCGGGAAGCCGAAGAGAGTTACTACCGCCTGCGCAGCATCTATCGCGAAATGGGCCAGAGTGCGGATACCGAATATGATCGCGAACTCCTGACCTACCTGCAGAAAATCACCGACCCCAACACCGGATTCCTCAATCCGCGGCTGGAGTAA
- a CDS encoding DUF4388 domain-containing protein, translating to MGTNFKMQGELESGLLMDMLQVMTRRKTLNGYVEVSASAMTGRIWLQEGAIIAADWNGRKGELAVECMLRLKQGQFMVGEATELPAKTIVKDTVALLMLCLRAIGRDALAPVAPARLPSSPPAQCVVSDVSGSPADQSDEPMPAPAHHAGVRPSKRGFLMAGRWMKPVAVAAGVALVVGLSVTWGARFLTEKKASAAVNPIMEPRPPAVMVVATTPEKPPVVIQDGWPDIILSALAASGQRQCYAILNGQLLGVGEQVDGVTVRSIRANGVMLEYLGKRRFLCAVQQR from the coding sequence ATGGGTACAAACTTCAAAATGCAGGGGGAGCTTGAATCAGGACTGCTCATGGACATGTTGCAGGTGATGACCCGCCGGAAGACGCTGAACGGTTATGTTGAAGTATCCGCGTCGGCCATGACTGGGCGGATCTGGCTTCAGGAAGGGGCGATTATCGCTGCGGATTGGAATGGACGGAAAGGCGAACTCGCCGTTGAGTGCATGCTTCGCCTCAAACAAGGCCAGTTTATGGTGGGGGAGGCAACGGAGTTGCCGGCCAAAACCATTGTCAAGGATACGGTTGCCCTCCTGATGCTCTGCCTGAGGGCGATTGGACGGGACGCGTTGGCTCCGGTCGCTCCCGCCCGCCTTCCGTCGTCACCACCGGCGCAATGCGTGGTGTCCGATGTTTCGGGGAGTCCTGCAGATCAAAGCGATGAGCCGATGCCCGCGCCTGCTCATCACGCAGGTGTTCGCCCCAGTAAGCGCGGGTTTTTGATGGCGGGGCGCTGGATGAAGCCTGTTGCCGTTGCGGCCGGGGTGGCATTGGTGGTCGGGCTGAGCGTCACCTGGGGGGCTCGTTTTCTGACAGAAAAGAAAGCGTCGGCAGCGGTCAACCCCATTATGGAACCCCGCCCGCCGGCCGTGATGGTGGTGGCCACCACCCCGGAGAAACCTCCGGTTGTTATCCAGGATGGATGGCCGGATATCATTCTTTCGGCCTTGGCCGCCTCCGGCCAGAGGCAGTGCTACGCCATCCTGAACGGCCAGCTATTGGGCGTAGGCGAGCAAGTGGATGGGGTGACCGTCCGCTCGATCCGGGCCAATGGGGTGATGCTGGAGTATCTCGGGAAGCGTCGCTTCCTGTGCGCCGTACAGCAACGGTAG
- a CDS encoding transposase gives MRFIDQEQELKRELPKVFGNADYREYAGQLDQIDELLVRSGIETHFVETRLAAWEQTGDRLGTKARLRYQTMCIQALRVGIARQLTEREYRKFAMRLAESFVLQRFCQVGGIEGVKIPSKSTLERYDKLAPESEIRELVSVLLRMAGGVDHAGLGLDADAGVDVLLVDSTCLKANIHFPTDWVLLRDGVRTLMKAVSLIRRHGLKHRMEEPETFLREINRLCIEMTQGRRAADSVKRRKRVLRRMKRLVKVVRNHAQRYVSLLKADWMQTDLTEAQARQVWRRMDGILTQLPEAVRQAHERLIGRRLVPNEEKLLSLYEPDVRVIVRGKAGANVEFGNTLYVGEQQNGLIVDWKLLREQSRGDSPLLEESLDRIHADFQRYPSAVGADRGFDRPATRRKLRKHGIMNGICPRSVPVLQDRMQDEGFADIQRRRAQTEGRIGILKNNFLGPVLRNKGFESREREVAWAVLAHNLWVLARMLRAQEKDRQKRKAA, from the coding sequence ATGAGATTTATAGACCAAGAGCAGGAGCTGAAGCGAGAACTTCCGAAAGTTTTTGGGAATGCGGATTACCGGGAGTATGCCGGGCAACTGGATCAAATTGACGAACTTCTGGTTCGGAGCGGGATTGAGACCCACTTTGTGGAGACGAGGCTTGCGGCATGGGAACAGACTGGAGATCGGCTTGGGACGAAAGCCCGGTTGCGCTATCAGACGATGTGTATCCAAGCCTTGCGGGTGGGGATTGCGCGGCAGTTGACAGAGCGGGAATACCGGAAGTTTGCGATGCGATTGGCGGAAAGTTTTGTGTTGCAGCGGTTCTGCCAGGTGGGAGGGATTGAAGGGGTGAAGATTCCTTCGAAGAGCACGCTGGAGCGGTATGACAAGCTGGCGCCTGAAAGCGAGATCCGGGAACTGGTCAGTGTGTTGTTGAGGATGGCTGGCGGGGTAGATCATGCCGGACTAGGGCTGGACGCCGACGCAGGAGTTGATGTGCTGCTGGTGGACTCGACTTGTCTGAAAGCGAATATTCATTTTCCGACGGACTGGGTGCTGCTGCGAGACGGAGTTCGCACGCTGATGAAGGCGGTGTCATTAATCCGTCGTCACGGGCTGAAACACCGCATGGAGGAACCTGAGACGTTTCTGCGCGAGATCAACCGGTTGTGCATCGAGATGACGCAGGGGCGGCGAGCGGCTGATTCGGTAAAGCGGCGCAAGCGGGTGTTGCGCCGGATGAAGCGGCTGGTAAAGGTGGTGCGTAACCATGCGCAACGGTATGTGTCCCTATTGAAGGCCGATTGGATGCAAACGGATTTGACGGAAGCACAAGCGCGGCAGGTGTGGCGGCGGATGGACGGGATCCTGACGCAATTGCCCGAGGCGGTACGGCAGGCCCATGAGCGACTGATTGGTCGACGATTGGTTCCCAATGAAGAAAAGCTGCTGAGTCTTTACGAGCCGGATGTGCGGGTGATTGTGAGGGGCAAGGCCGGGGCCAATGTTGAGTTTGGGAACACGCTGTATGTGGGCGAGCAACAGAATGGCTTGATTGTGGACTGGAAATTGTTGCGGGAGCAGAGCCGGGGAGATTCGCCACTGTTGGAGGAAAGCCTGGACCGGATTCATGCGGATTTCCAACGGTATCCATCGGCGGTCGGGGCGGATCGGGGATTTGACCGGCCGGCTACACGACGCAAGTTGAGGAAGCACGGGATCATGAACGGGATATGCCCACGCTCCGTGCCAGTGCTCCAAGATCGGATGCAGGATGAAGGGTTTGCGGACATCCAGCGTCGTCGGGCACAGACGGAAGGGCGGATCGGGATTTTGAAGAACAATTTTCTGGGACCGGTATTGCGCAACAAGGGATTCGAGTCACGTGAGCGTGAAGTGGCATGGGCGGTGTTGGCGCATAACTTGTGGGTTTTGGCGCGGATGCTGCGTGCGCAAGAGAAAGACCGTCAAAAAAGAAAAGCGGCCTAA
- a CDS encoding DUF4337 domain-containing protein gives MADDKKEPWMNWLALTTVILAVCATMATFKGGGYSTKSVMSQTKASDQWAYYQSKSIKGYIYDLQGDKLQLELKAAGASLSAELQKDYTERITAYKTKVQKYEGEKVEIEKKARDLEDFRDLCGRHSAAFGMAVIFLQIAILLSSIAALLKKKPLWVTGLGVGAVGLVHFANGFYLFLK, from the coding sequence ATGGCAGACGACAAAAAAGAGCCTTGGATGAATTGGCTGGCATTGACAACCGTGATCCTGGCGGTGTGCGCCACGATGGCAACCTTCAAAGGGGGGGGCTATTCCACTAAATCAGTGATGAGCCAGACCAAGGCATCGGATCAGTGGGCGTATTATCAGTCAAAAAGTATTAAGGGGTATATTTACGATTTGCAGGGTGACAAGCTTCAGCTTGAACTCAAGGCTGCAGGGGCCTCCTTATCGGCTGAACTTCAAAAAGACTACACGGAGCGGATCACGGCCTATAAGACGAAGGTGCAGAAGTATGAGGGCGAGAAAGTTGAAATAGAAAAAAAGGCGCGTGACTTGGAGGATTTTCGTGATCTTTGCGGTCGGCATTCAGCTGCCTTCGGGATGGCTGTCATTTTTCTGCAAATTGCCATCCTGCTTTCATCCATTGCCGCCTTACTCAAGAAAAAGCCCTTATGGGTGACCGGCTTGGGCGTTGGCGCGGTTGGCCTCGTGCATTTTGCCAACGGATTCTATTTGTTCCTGAAATAG
- a CDS encoding electron transfer flavoprotein-ubiquinone oxidoreductase: MSTRDSMTFDIIGVGCGVATLSTVLQLLKRVKREPDGSMQPPSILIIDKAPSVGAQNLSGAVVDTSSLADLLEYEEFAALPQFAAVNKESFHHLTATGSTKVPWVPPTMHAEGYPIVSLSALTRHLAGLCEKAGAEIYSGFSAVELLREKGRIVGVRMGDKGLDKNGEQRANFELGPDLMATMVVLGEGACGFLTEKLLTDEGMRGANPQTYAVGVKELIETPECKGRAGTILHSFGYPLDAKTYGGGFIYCLSDTLVAIGMVTALDYKNPTTNPHDMFRLFKHHPTVLPFIAGGKVLEYGAKVLPEGGLNSIPKLVADGAVIVGDAAGLCNSLRLKGVHLAVQSGIAAGDALFEGWKNKDFSVAAMQKYPESLKDSTPWKELEKIRNVRAAFTYGSLPGMAAVGMSVFSGGVLPPGRMGLEPDWEVMKAKADVKPCAVPPKVAADEANVQMDRLSDLFLSKTHHEENQPSHLKILDTEKCKVCIKKYGAPCTLFCPAQVYVLKDDQQGIHIDFSNCLHCKTCQIKDPLQNIKWTPPEGGGGPVYSKM, translated from the coding sequence ATGTCGACTCGTGATTCAATGACGTTTGATATTATTGGTGTGGGTTGTGGAGTGGCGACGCTTTCCACGGTATTGCAGTTGCTCAAGCGGGTGAAGCGGGAACCGGATGGTTCGATGCAGCCGCCCAGCATTCTGATTATTGATAAGGCCCCATCCGTGGGAGCGCAGAATTTGTCGGGCGCCGTGGTGGATACCTCCTCTCTCGCTGATTTACTCGAATACGAAGAGTTTGCAGCGCTGCCGCAGTTCGCGGCGGTCAACAAGGAAAGCTTCCATCATCTGACGGCCACCGGTTCGACCAAGGTCCCCTGGGTGCCGCCGACGATGCATGCCGAGGGCTATCCCATCGTGTCGTTGTCCGCCCTGACCCGCCATTTAGCGGGCTTGTGCGAAAAGGCCGGGGCTGAAATTTACTCAGGGTTTTCCGCCGTTGAGCTATTGCGGGAGAAGGGGCGTATTGTCGGGGTCCGTATGGGCGACAAAGGGCTTGATAAAAATGGCGAGCAACGTGCGAACTTTGAACTCGGTCCTGATCTGATGGCCACCATGGTGGTTCTGGGTGAAGGGGCGTGCGGGTTCCTGACTGAGAAATTGTTGACCGATGAGGGAATGCGCGGGGCGAATCCCCAGACCTATGCCGTTGGCGTCAAGGAGTTGATCGAGACGCCTGAGTGCAAAGGCCGGGCCGGCACCATCCTGCATTCCTTCGGCTATCCGCTGGATGCCAAGACCTACGGCGGTGGCTTCATTTATTGCCTGAGCGACACGTTGGTGGCGATCGGAATGGTGACCGCCCTGGATTACAAGAATCCCACGACCAATCCCCATGATATGTTCCGGTTGTTCAAACACCATCCGACGGTCCTTCCCTTTATCGCGGGCGGCAAGGTGTTGGAATATGGCGCCAAGGTCCTTCCTGAAGGAGGCTTGAATTCGATTCCGAAATTGGTCGCGGATGGGGCCGTGATAGTGGGGGATGCGGCCGGGTTGTGCAATTCCTTGCGTCTGAAAGGCGTCCATCTGGCGGTTCAGTCCGGGATCGCGGCAGGGGATGCGTTGTTCGAAGGGTGGAAGAATAAAGACTTTTCCGTGGCGGCCATGCAGAAATATCCCGAGTCTCTCAAGGATTCGACGCCTTGGAAGGAGTTGGAGAAGATCCGGAATGTCCGTGCGGCCTTTACCTATGGTTCACTCCCGGGTATGGCGGCGGTGGGAATGAGCGTGTTCAGCGGTGGCGTGCTCCCGCCCGGACGGATGGGGCTGGAGCCCGACTGGGAGGTCATGAAGGCCAAGGCCGATGTGAAGCCCTGTGCGGTGCCGCCTAAGGTGGCTGCCGATGAGGCGAATGTGCAAATGGACCGGCTCTCGGATTTATTCCTGTCCAAGACGCACCATGAGGAAAACCAGCCGTCGCATCTGAAGATTCTGGATACTGAAAAATGTAAAGTGTGCATCAAGAAATATGGCGCTCCCTGTACGCTGTTCTGTCCGGCACAGGTATATGTGCTCAAGGATGATCAGCAGGGGATCCACATCGATTTCTCGAACTGCCTGCATTGCAAGACCTGCCAGATCAAAGATCCCCTGCAGAATATCAAGTGGACCCCCCCGGAGGGTGGTGGCGGCCCGGTTTATTCCAAAATGTAA
- a CDS encoding glycosyl-4,4'-diaponeurosporenoate acyltransferase translates to MPEEPFMWWLVAVNILAWLLIHLGVAGLGTQLAPVWFDPAGWLFRGRRWERGGQFYEKLLAIKAWKRMLPDGAALFKQGFRKKTIRGHGASYLNRFLIETCRSEVVHWIVLGFSLVFFFWNSWRVGMVMVAYGVAANLPCILVQRYNRLRLTAALKRQTS, encoded by the coding sequence ATGCCGGAGGAACCGTTTATGTGGTGGTTGGTGGCCGTTAACATTCTGGCATGGTTGCTGATCCACCTTGGGGTGGCCGGCCTGGGGACACAACTCGCGCCGGTCTGGTTCGATCCCGCCGGCTGGCTTTTTCGAGGGCGACGCTGGGAACGCGGCGGGCAGTTTTATGAAAAGTTGCTCGCGATCAAGGCGTGGAAACGGATGCTGCCGGACGGGGCGGCTCTCTTCAAACAGGGATTCCGGAAGAAGACGATCCGGGGTCATGGGGCCAGCTATTTGAATCGCTTTTTGATTGAGACCTGCCGCAGTGAAGTGGTGCACTGGATTGTTCTTGGATTTTCATTGGTGTTCTTTTTCTGGAATTCGTGGAGGGTAGGGATGGTGATGGTGGCGTATGGGGTGGCGGCCAATCTGCCGTGCATCTTGGTCCAGCGGTATAACCGGTTAAGGTTGACCGCCGCTTTGAAGCGCCAGACGAGTTAG
- a CDS encoding glycosyltransferase family A protein has translation MIALLIVMGLWALGFLFLFRIPPCRRSPVSGAPFTLSVIVPARDEEKNLPVLLGSLVAQDLPPEEIIVVDDASRDRTAGVARAGGARVVSSAPLPSGWRGKTWACHQGAREAEGDVLLFVDADVHFEPGALRAIRDTYTRQPGVLSVGPYHRVPLFYEQLSAFFNLVMTAGTGAFTVFGAHLQPRGLFGPLLMVGRPAYQAIGGHEAVKGRILENFFMAPLFARAGVPMRCYGGAGVVTMRMYPGGLRELAAGWTKAFATGAAQTPLLILLAIGAWITGGLTVVGLLALTAARGENPGPWLVVYVLYVGQIYTMLARIGAFRWFVAPSYPVFLAFYLAVFTRSVVRVGFAKDVSWKGRRIDLTEEG, from the coding sequence GTGATCGCGCTACTCATAGTGATGGGGCTATGGGCGCTTGGCTTCTTGTTCCTGTTCCGGATCCCGCCATGCCGGCGGAGTCCGGTTTCCGGAGCGCCCTTTACCCTCTCCGTTATTGTGCCCGCCAGGGACGAGGAAAAGAACCTGCCCGTGCTGCTTGGTTCCCTGGTGGCGCAGGATCTGCCGCCGGAGGAGATCATCGTGGTTGACGACGCCTCGCGGGACCGTACGGCTGGGGTTGCCCGGGCGGGTGGCGCGCGGGTAGTGTCATCGGCTCCGCTCCCGTCAGGGTGGCGGGGTAAAACCTGGGCGTGTCATCAAGGTGCCCGCGAAGCGGAAGGGGATGTTTTGCTTTTCGTCGATGCGGATGTGCACTTTGAACCAGGAGCGTTGCGTGCGATCCGGGACACCTATACCCGTCAGCCGGGCGTTTTATCGGTAGGGCCCTATCACAGGGTCCCCTTGTTCTATGAGCAGCTGTCGGCCTTTTTCAACCTGGTGATGACGGCGGGCACCGGAGCCTTTACGGTTTTTGGGGCGCATCTTCAACCCCGTGGACTTTTCGGGCCTCTCCTGATGGTGGGGCGTCCTGCCTATCAGGCGATCGGCGGCCATGAGGCCGTCAAGGGACGGATTCTTGAAAATTTCTTCATGGCGCCTTTGTTCGCGCGGGCGGGTGTTCCGATGCGATGTTACGGAGGAGCAGGGGTGGTGACGATGCGGATGTATCCCGGTGGACTCCGTGAGTTGGCGGCGGGATGGACCAAGGCGTTTGCGACAGGCGCCGCGCAGACGCCGTTATTGATATTGCTCGCCATTGGTGCCTGGATAACAGGCGGGTTAACGGTAGTGGGCCTCCTGGCGCTGACGGCCGCGCGCGGGGAGAATCCGGGCCCGTGGCTGGTGGTCTATGTATTATACGTGGGGCAAATTTATACGATGCTCGCAAGGATAGGGGCATTCCGCTGGTTTGTTGCGCCCAGCTATCCGGTTTTCCTGGCTTTCTATCTGGCTGTTTTTACTCGTTCCGTTGTAAGGGTCGGGTTCGCGAAAGACGTATCCTGGAAGGGGCGTCGGATCGATTTGACGGAGGAGGGGTAA